One genomic region from Paraburkholderia azotifigens encodes:
- a CDS encoding TIGR00730 family Rossman fold protein, producing the protein MKAVCVYCGSSDGAKPLYRDAAKAFGRALVAANLSLVYGGGKVGLMGVIADEVMAAGGRAIGVIPELLVNKEVGHNGLSELHVVPDMHHRKKMMADLSDAFVAMPGGAGTLEELFEVFTWAQLGYHQKAVAVLNIDGFYDPLISMLQHTVQEGFMRQTYFDILQVESDPAALIGKLQRYQPPAQDKWADRRERV; encoded by the coding sequence ATGAAGGCAGTCTGCGTCTATTGCGGCTCCTCGGACGGAGCCAAACCGCTGTACCGCGACGCCGCGAAGGCATTCGGCCGCGCGCTCGTCGCAGCGAACCTGTCGCTCGTCTATGGCGGCGGCAAGGTCGGCCTGATGGGCGTGATCGCCGATGAAGTGATGGCGGCAGGCGGCCGCGCGATCGGCGTGATCCCCGAACTGCTCGTCAACAAGGAAGTCGGCCATAACGGCCTGTCGGAACTGCACGTCGTGCCCGACATGCATCATCGCAAGAAGATGATGGCCGATCTCTCCGACGCGTTCGTTGCAATGCCCGGCGGCGCGGGCACGCTCGAAGAGCTGTTCGAAGTCTTCACGTGGGCCCAGCTCGGCTATCACCAGAAGGCAGTGGCCGTGCTCAACATCGACGGCTTCTACGACCCGCTGATCTCGATGCTCCAGCACACGGTGCAGGAAGGTTTCATGCGCCAGACGTACTTCGACATCCTGCAGGTCGAGAGCGATCCCGCCGCGCTGATCGGCAAGCTGCAACGCTATCAGCCGCCCGCACAGGACAAATGGGCGGACCGGCGCGAACGCGTCTGA
- a CDS encoding TetR/AcrR family transcriptional regulator, with protein MEAKPPRRTRERILELSLKLFNEIGEPNVTTTTIAEEMEISPGNLYYHFRNKDDIINSIFSQFEQEIEKRLRFPEDHRATIDEMWSYLQYMVDFTWRYRFLYRDLNDLLARNRTLETHFKQIISHKVRFASQFCEQLVADGEMVATPDEIKVIATNIGVIATYWLSYQFVMNPRKYNEQEAIQAELHQVSVQIVSLMAPYLRGRSRELFDDLVSGKHPQREFYDYLPPREPRNESKDS; from the coding sequence ATGGAAGCCAAACCTCCCCGCCGCACGCGCGAACGGATTCTCGAACTCTCGTTGAAGCTCTTCAACGAAATCGGCGAGCCGAACGTCACGACGACGACGATCGCCGAGGAAATGGAGATCAGTCCAGGCAACCTGTACTACCACTTCCGCAACAAAGACGACATCATCAACAGCATCTTCAGCCAGTTCGAGCAGGAGATCGAAAAGCGTCTGCGTTTCCCGGAAGATCACCGCGCGACCATCGACGAGATGTGGTCGTATCTGCAGTACATGGTCGACTTCACCTGGCGCTACCGCTTCCTGTACCGCGATCTGAACGACCTGCTCGCGCGCAATCGCACGCTCGAAACACACTTCAAGCAGATCATCAGCCACAAGGTGCGCTTCGCGAGCCAGTTCTGCGAGCAACTCGTCGCGGACGGCGAAATGGTCGCCACGCCCGACGAAATCAAGGTGATCGCAACGAACATCGGCGTGATCGCGACGTACTGGCTGTCGTACCAGTTCGTGATGAACCCGCGCAAGTACAACGAGCAGGAAGCGATTCAGGCGGAACTGCATCAGGTCAGCGTGCAGATCGTGTCGCTGATGGCGCCGTACCTGCGCGGCCGCTCGCGCGAACTGTTCGACGACCTCGTGTCGGGCAAGCATCCGCAGCGCGAGTTCTACGACTACCTGCCGCCGCGCGAACCTCGTAACGAATCGAAGGACAGTTGA